Below is a window of Selenihalanaerobacter shriftii DNA.
TAGCATTCCTTTGGGCCATATTTACTAACTCTTTTTTAGCTCCTCGTTGAGGAGTCTTTAGATGAACCCGGGAACCTCTTTTTTCATTTAACCAATCCTCTATTATCTCTTTATCCTCGATTTCAATTTCTAGCAAAATCTCTTTTGGAATATAATTAGTATTCATATAGTACTGTTTGAGGAATGCAGTTAAGGTTTCATCTATGGCTTCAATTGATGTACCCTCCATAATAAAATCTTCCTCACCTACTAAACGTCCATTTCTAACTACCATAATCTGCACGCAGGCTAAATCATCTTCATGAGCAGTAGCAATTACATCCTGATCTTCAAAATTAGGTGAAACCATCTTCTGTTTTTTAGTTATTTTTTTAATAGCTGTAATCTGATCGCGAAGTTCAGCTGCTATTTCAAAGTCTCTTTTTTCAGCTACCTCTTGCATTTGGCCTTCTAATTCCTTAATTAAATCCTGCTGTTTCCCTTCTAGAAAGAGTTGGACCTCTTTTACCATATTTTGATATTCATTTGATGGAATCTCTTCAATACAAGGACCTAAACACTTTTCAATATGATAATTTAAACAAGCACGTTCCTCTTTTTTTTGCTCAGTCAATTTCTTTTTGCAATTTCTTAAGGGGAATAAATCTCTTAATAATTTTAAAGTTTTACGTACGGCATTAACATTAGTATAAGGACCGAAATATTTAGCCCCATCCTTCTTTACAATCCTAGTCATAAATACCCTAGGATAATCTTCATTAGTAGTTATTTTAATATAAGGATAGGTCTTATCATCCTTTAATCTAATATTAAATTTAGGATTATATTTTTTAATCATGGTAGCTTCTAGAATTAAAGCCTCTACTTCAGAGTCTGTTAGAATATAATCAAGATCAGATATTCTTTTAACTAATGCTTTTGTCTTTAATGAATGGTTTCTAGACTTTTGAAAATAAGATCTAACTCTTTTCCGCAATGATTTAGCTTTACCTACATAAATTACTTGTCCAGATTTATTCTGCATTAAATAAACCCCTGGACTATTAGGTAGGTTATCTAATTGTTGCTCTAATTTCATAATATAAACACCCCATAATTTAATTGCCAATTGACAATTAAAACCTTAAAAATAATTAGACACAGACTTACATAGACAGCTCACAGACTAATAATACGTGATATTATAATCTGTTATTATAATATTTCTTGTAAAAATTGCCCTGTATAAGATTCTTTAACCTCAGCTACTTCTTCTGGAGTTCCTGTAGTAATTACTTCTCCTCCATCTCGACCGCCTTCTGGACCTAAATCTATTATATAATCGGCAGACTTAATAACATCTAAGTTATGTTCAATTACAATAACTGTGTTACCGCCTTCTCTTAACCTCTTTAATACTTCTAATAATTTTTTAACATCTTCAAAATGTAATCCTGTCGTTGGCTCATCCAAAATATAGACTGTATTCCCAGTGCTTCTCTTACTCAATTCAGTAGCTAATTTGACTCGTTGAGCTTCTCCTCCAGAAAGAGTTGTAGCCGGTTGACCTAATTTCATATAACCTAGGCCAACATCATATAAAGTCTGTAGTCTCCGTTTGATCTTAGGAATATGCTCAAAGAATTCCAATGCTTCTTCTACTATCATATCTAATACATCAGCTACCGTCTTACCTTTATATTTAATCTCTAAAGTTTCATTGTTATATCGTTCCC
It encodes the following:
- the uvrC gene encoding excinuclease ABC subunit UvrC, with the protein product MKLEQQLDNLPNSPGVYLMQNKSGQVIYVGKAKSLRKRVRSYFQKSRNHSLKTKALVKRISDLDYILTDSEVEALILEATMIKKYNPKFNIRLKDDKTYPYIKITTNEDYPRVFMTRIVKKDGAKYFGPYTNVNAVRKTLKLLRDLFPLRNCKKKLTEQKKEERACLNYHIEKCLGPCIEEIPSNEYQNMVKEVQLFLEGKQQDLIKELEGQMQEVAEKRDFEIAAELRDQITAIKKITKKQKMVSPNFEDQDVIATAHEDDLACVQIMVVRNGRLVGEEDFIMEGTSIEAIDETLTAFLKQYYMNTNYIPKEILLEIEIEDKEIIEDWLNEKRGSRVHLKTPQRGAKKELVNMAQRNAKYNLKDYLIKSDYQSRKPLKGVSQLQTYLDLDKPPIRVEGFDISNIQGTDPVASLVVFENGRPKKSDYRRFKIKTVEGPNDFAMMEEVVQRRYSRLVNEGQQMPDLILIDGGKGQLNFALKILDNLGVADQPIFGLAKREEEVFVKDRQNPIILPRDSEALYLIQRIRDEAHRFAVNYHRKLRSRRVTHSMLDDIPGIGEKRRKSLLKYFGSLDKIRKASIEELGEVHGISQKMATTIYNYLKEHTRP